One window from the genome of Mumia sp. ZJ1417 encodes:
- a CDS encoding ATP-binding cassette domain-containing protein, with protein MTTPYGAELTDVTVRYGRGEPALDGASFSLRPGTITGLLGRNGAGKSTALALLASLRRPTSGTVRVDGRDPFENAVVMAGVQLVRESGDVLRDTSVEETLGYYSELRPTWDTDFATALLDRFGIDPAHCPDRLSRGKQSALGCVIGLASRAPLTIFDETYLGMDAPSRYAFYDALLDDYTDHPRTIVVSSHLIDEVERLFEDVVVIHEGKTLLAETADTVRDRAISLVGPTSAVAKLTDGRRTLSTRSLGGSTQITLEGSLDPAELALARDAGVEVARVSLQDLFIHLTQETVR; from the coding sequence ATGACCACCCCGTACGGAGCAGAGCTGACCGACGTCACCGTCCGGTACGGCAGGGGCGAGCCTGCACTCGACGGCGCGAGCTTCTCGCTCCGCCCCGGCACGATCACCGGGCTCCTCGGCCGCAACGGTGCCGGCAAGTCGACCGCGCTCGCCCTCCTCGCCTCGCTGCGGCGCCCGACCTCGGGGACCGTCCGCGTCGACGGTCGGGACCCGTTCGAGAACGCCGTCGTGATGGCCGGCGTCCAGCTCGTCCGCGAGTCCGGCGACGTGCTGCGCGACACCAGCGTCGAGGAGACGCTCGGCTACTACTCCGAGCTGCGACCGACGTGGGACACCGACTTCGCCACTGCACTGCTCGACCGGTTCGGGATCGACCCCGCCCATTGCCCCGACCGTCTCTCGCGTGGCAAGCAGTCCGCGCTCGGCTGCGTGATCGGCCTCGCGAGCCGCGCGCCGCTGACGATCTTCGACGAGACCTACCTCGGCATGGACGCACCGAGCCGCTACGCCTTCTACGACGCGCTGCTCGACGACTACACCGACCACCCCCGCACGATCGTCGTCTCGAGCCACCTCATCGACGAGGTGGAGCGGCTCTTCGAGGACGTCGTGGTGATCCACGAGGGCAAGACGCTGCTCGCCGAGACGGCCGACACCGTCCGGGACCGGGCGATCAGCCTGGTCGGGCCGACCAGTGCGGTCGCCAAGCTCACCGACGGACGGCGCACTCTGTCCACCCGCAGCCTCGGCGGCAGCACACAGATCACCCTCGAAGGGTCCCTCGACCCCGCTGAGTTGGCTCTGGCTCGCGACGCGGGTGTCGAGGTGGCCCGGGTGTCGCTCCAAGACCTCTTCATCCACCTGACCCAGGAGACAGTCCGATGA
- a CDS encoding ATP-dependent DNA ligase yields MDLPVMPPVRPMLAKSVKGVPDPAKVDGGLSYEPKWDGFRCIVFRDGDTVEMTSRNTRDLTRYFPELVTAFLEHLPERCVLDGEIIVAIDGRLEFEVLQERIHPAASRIGLLAEQTPASYVAFDLLALGDDDLTGEPFELRRARLVEALQDAGAPVHTTRTTLDPVVAEEWFGHFEGAGLDGVVAKPLRSPYEQNSRTMLKIKHERTADVVVAGYRFHKTSTPERPLLGSMLLGLFNDEGVLQHVGVCAAFTEARRAELAAELDRLKVPFADHPWGRWAEAEAHAEGDRLPGAQSRWSAGKDLSFVPIEPVLVAEVAYEHMEGTRFRHTARFKRWRPDRDPESCTYEQLEEVASYDLADVLG; encoded by the coding sequence GTGGATCTCCCAGTGATGCCTCCGGTACGCCCGATGCTGGCGAAGTCGGTCAAAGGTGTGCCGGACCCCGCCAAGGTCGACGGCGGTCTGTCGTACGAGCCCAAGTGGGACGGGTTCCGCTGCATCGTCTTCCGCGACGGCGACACCGTCGAGATGACGAGCCGCAACACGCGTGACCTCACCCGCTACTTCCCGGAGCTGGTCACCGCGTTCCTCGAGCACCTCCCCGAGCGCTGCGTCCTCGACGGCGAGATCATCGTGGCGATCGATGGACGGCTCGAGTTCGAGGTCCTCCAGGAGCGCATCCACCCGGCCGCGTCGCGGATCGGGCTGCTCGCCGAGCAGACTCCGGCCTCGTACGTCGCGTTCGACCTGCTGGCGCTCGGCGACGACGACCTGACGGGGGAGCCGTTCGAGCTGCGGCGCGCCCGCCTCGTCGAGGCGCTCCAGGACGCGGGCGCGCCGGTGCACACGACCCGTACGACGCTCGACCCCGTGGTCGCCGAGGAGTGGTTCGGGCACTTCGAAGGCGCCGGCCTCGACGGTGTCGTCGCCAAGCCGTTGCGCTCCCCGTACGAGCAGAACTCCCGCACGATGCTCAAGATCAAGCATGAGCGCACCGCCGACGTCGTGGTGGCGGGCTACCGGTTCCACAAGACGTCGACGCCGGAGCGACCCCTCCTCGGGTCGATGCTGCTGGGGCTCTTCAACGACGAGGGCGTCCTCCAGCACGTCGGCGTGTGCGCCGCGTTCACCGAGGCGCGGCGCGCGGAGCTGGCGGCGGAGCTCGACCGGCTCAAGGTGCCGTTCGCCGACCACCCGTGGGGCCGATGGGCAGAGGCCGAGGCCCACGCGGAGGGCGATCGCCTGCCCGGGGCACAGAGCCGCTGGAGCGCCGGCAAGGACCTCTCCTTCGTGCCGATCGAGCCGGTGCTGGTCGCCGAGGTCGCGTACGAGCACATGGAGGGCACGCGGTTCCGGCACACCGCCCGCTTCAAGCGGTGGCGCCCGGACCGCGACCCCGAGTCATGCACGTACGAGCAGCTCGAGGAAGTTGCCTCGTACGACCTCGCCGACGTCCTCGGCTGA